GGCACATAAAGTAATTTCCCAAACCCGATTGCCTTTCTTATTGCTAAAATTGCATCTGAAAACTCCTTCGGACGATGAAAAAGTTCTGTGCCCCTTGGAAAAAAACACAACGCTTGGCTAAAATTTCGAAAGTCTGGAAGATGTCGCCAGTCAACTACAACAATCCACTCACCCACAATTTTCCAATCATCCTCTAAATTAGTCATAGAAAGAGGGGCGGGAAAATAACCTTCTGGGTTTGTAAATATCACATCAGGCATTCTTATCTCTGTTTTTTCTCCCCCTTCAGTGGTAGCAATCAGTGTATCTCCGCGTACCTCTACCAGTGTTGGTATTCTGATTGCTTTTTCCTGGAAATGGAAGTATCCAAAGGCAGCTGAAGCATCTTTGTGTTTGATTTCAAAACTCATCTCTACCTCTCCATTCCTGATTCAGCACTTCGTAGATTTCCCTTGCCTTTCCATCTCCCAAACCCTTTACTTCCATCAACTCGTCCACTGTGGCATTGAACACTTTTTTCGGAGTTCTGAAATGCTCTAGTAATCTCCTTGAAATCACTGTAGAAACATCTGGTAATCCTGCCACCAAATACTCTTGGAGTTCAGCCATACTTCTTGGCTTTTTCTCAAATCGGATTTTGGGAAGGCGAGAGCCGTTGTTGACCCTCTTTATCAGCTGGTGGAGAAAACTCGCAGTTTCTTCTGAGGTCTCAAAGTTGACCACTGGAATTCGGAAATCAATTCCCAGGGCACAGATTGCTCCATACACTGCAGACACAGATACATTTCTGGTGTAGCCATTCCATTTCCCCTCAACCACTATCAGCGGATGTGCATTTGAATCGCTGAGTGCCTTTGCCTGTTCAAAAATCCTGCCATCTAATATGGAATTGACAAAATCCTCCACAGTTTTCCTTTCTACAACCACTTCATCTGAGATCAGGTAATCCCCAACATCTAGCGTACGAAAGATTACATGCACACCCATCTTTGAAAGCGCTCTGGGAATCTCAGACCTAAATTCTCTCCTATCCACAACAATTTCTAGCGTTTTATCAGAACAAGCGGAAAAGAAATCGTCAAGCGTGAGCTGTGTCTTTGATGATTTTCTCTCCTTTTTCTCCTCAACCTTCGAAACCTCTTTTACCACTTGCTCTTCTTCAGTCACATTCTTTTCATGTTCACTCCTTTTTTTATCCGCTTCCTTCAAAAATTCCCTCTGGACTTCCTGCACAATTTTCTGCATCTTCCTTTCCTTTTTTGTAGAGGCAAAAAATCTTCCCATGTCAAAAGAATCCACTGTGATTAAAAAGTAAACTTTGCCAGTATATCTTCTTCCAGTTCTTCCTCTACGCTGTATCAATCGTTTTTCTGAACCAACTGGCTCATAAAAGATAACCATATCCATTGATGGAATGTCCAGCCCTTCCTCAGCAACCGATGTAGCACAAAGCACATTAAACTCTCCATTCCTGAATTTATTTATAATCTCTATCTGCTCCTTTTGCCGCATCCCCTTTAAGTTCTTTTTAGAGGCCTGACCATAGAATAGAGATGGCCTTACCCCAGGTAAATCCTTGATTTTCTCATAGATGTATGCCACGCTCTCTCGCACCTCTGCAAAAATCAGAATCCTTGAATCTGGATTTTCAGCAAATTGTTTTTCAATTATTTCCATGATCTTGAGAATTTTTGGATGCTCGACCTTGCACTCCTTAGCCCTAAGCACTGCTTCAAGCATTTTTGGATGTTTTGCTACTTTTATGGCTGCCTTTGATGCATCTGATTCCTGTGCATCACTCAGTAACTTATTCTGGTAATAGGCAAGAAACTGCTTTACTCCCTGGGTTTCCACAAGTTGAAGGGCATGGTGTAACTTCTGTAATACTGCAATGTAAGAACGCGCAGTAAAAAGTGAGCTTTCTTTTTTCTGAGCAAGCATTGCCGTAATTTTTCTAGTGACATCTTCAAATTTGGAAAATGTGAGACCTTTTAAAGAGAGGATAATTCCGAATTTTTTCAATGCCTCTATATATTCCAACATTGCCTCTTTAATCAATCTACTAATTCTCTCAATTTCTGGTGGAAGCGTAACATATGCCCACTGGTTTACAAACCCATGCACATAAGGTGCCACATCAGGGTCCGTAGGGAACCGGATTTCCGCCCAGTTAATATTGAGGTTTCTACAGACCTCCAGAACCTTCTCCTTTTTGGACCCAGGAGACGCTGTCAATCCCATCGTTCTTATGTTGTGTTCCCTGCAAAGCTGGCCTATGTATACATAGTCATAATTACCAACACCCTTATGTGCTTCGTCAAATATTACAAGCCCAACATTTTCTATGTTTATCCTATTTGCTAGTAAATCGTTGGAGATTACCTGAGGCGTGGAGACCACAATTACACTCTTTTCCCAGATTTCCTTTCGCTTCTTCCAGGAAATCTCGCCTGTGAACAATGCCACCCTCTCTTTTTCTATGTTTATGAATTTCAGAACACCATGTTCATACTGTTGGACCACAAGCGGTTTTGTGGGAGCTAGAAAGAGAACCTTTTTTTCTGGCTTTGCCCCAGTTTTTGCAAGAAAGTCCGCAATGACAATGAGGGCAATCATTGTCTTGCCTATGGAGGTGGGCAGCACCACCAATGTGTTTCGCTCTATGCATTTCCTACTTATATTTATCTGATATTCTCTTTTCTCCACGAGTTCAGTTTTGAGATATGGGTTTGTTTCAAGCATGATTTCAACCATGAATGTAGTATATAAATTACTTAGCCCTACATGTAGTTATTCCTTGTGTTTCCACATTCTCGGGTATGTTCCTCTATGCATCAGAACTCTGAGCGGATGGAACGCTACACCTGTTTTTGCATTAACTACACCCTCGCTGCTCATTTTTGCCTCTGCAAAGCACACTGCTTCTCCTTTCA
This sequence is a window from Thermoplasmata archaeon. Protein-coding genes within it:
- a CDS encoding helicase-related protein; the protein is MLETNPYLKTELVEKREYQINISRKCIERNTLVVLPTSIGKTMIALIVIADFLAKTGAKPEKKVLFLAPTKPLVVQQYEHGVLKFINIEKERVALFTGEISWKKRKEIWEKSVIVVSTPQVISNDLLANRINIENVGLVIFDEAHKGVGNYDYVYIGQLCREHNIRTMGLTASPGSKKEKVLEVCRNLNINWAEIRFPTDPDVAPYVHGFVNQWAYVTLPPEIERISRLIKEAMLEYIEALKKFGIILSLKGLTFSKFEDVTRKITAMLAQKKESSLFTARSYIAVLQKLHHALQLVETQGVKQFLAYYQNKLLSDAQESDASKAAIKVAKHPKMLEAVLRAKECKVEHPKILKIMEIIEKQFAENPDSRILIFAEVRESVAYIYEKIKDLPGVRPSLFYGQASKKNLKGMRQKEQIEIINKFRNGEFNVLCATSVAEEGLDIPSMDMVIFYEPVGSEKRLIQRRGRTGRRYTGKVYFLITVDSFDMGRFFASTKKERKMQKIVQEVQREFLKEADKKRSEHEKNVTEEEQVVKEVSKVEEKKERKSSKTQLTLDDFFSACSDKTLEIVVDRREFRSEIPRALSKMGVHVIFRTLDVGDYLISDEVVVERKTVEDFVNSILDGRIFEQAKALSDSNAHPLIVVEGKWNGYTRNVSVSAVYGAICALGIDFRIPVVNFETSEETASFLHQLIKRVNNGSRLPKIRFEKKPRSMAELQEYLVAGLPDVSTVISRRLLEHFRTPKKVFNATVDELMEVKGLGDGKAREIYEVLNQEWRGRDEF